A region of Maridesulfovibrio sp. DNA encodes the following proteins:
- the aprB gene encoding adenylyl-sulfate reductase subunit beta produces the protein MPTFVNPEKCDGCKGGEKTACMYICPNDLMILDPEEMRAYNQEPEGCWECYSCVKICPQGAIEARPYGDFAPMGGTSIPMRSAEDIMWTVKFRNGNVKRFKFPIRTTPEGSIKPYEGKPEAGDLDTELLFTETELAKPKEVLGQKFDVAEADKTTAWKDLD, from the coding sequence ATGCCGACCTTTGTCAATCCGGAAAAGTGTGATGGCTGTAAAGGTGGAGAAAAGACCGCCTGCATGTACATCTGCCCTAACGATCTTATGATCCTGGATCCCGAAGAAATGCGGGCTTACAACCAGGAACCCGAAGGATGCTGGGAGTGCTACTCCTGCGTTAAAATTTGTCCCCAGGGCGCTATCGAAGCTCGTCCCTATGGTGACTTCGCACCCATGGGTGGTACTTCCATCCCCATGCGTTCTGCTGAAGACATCATGTGGACCGTTAAATTCCGTAACGGTAACGTAAAACGCTTCAAGTTCCCCATCCGCACTACCCCTGAAGGTTCTATCAAGCCTTATGAAGGTAAACCCGAAGCTGGTGATCTTGACACCGAACTTCTCTTCACTGAAACCGAACTGGCTAAGCCCAAAGAAGTTCTCGGACAGAAGTTTGACGTTGCTGAAGCTGACAAGACCACAGCTTGGAAGGATCTGGATTAA
- the sat gene encoding sulfate adenylyltransferase produces the protein MSKLVAPHGGKGLVCCLLEGAELAAEQKKAEGLKQIEISARAKGDLIMMGCGGFSPLNGFMGKEDWKGVCEKFLMTDGTFWPVPVTLDTDNEDVKVGDEIALVNNGEVYATMQITEKYEMTEEDKKWECYQVFKGEGEESADDIFWKTALEDHPGVQMVMAQKKYNLAGPVKVLSEGEYPEQYKGVYLRPAETRAMFDEKGWSTVSALQLRNPMHRSHEFLAKISIEVCDGCLIHSLIGNLKPGDIPAEVRVKAIDTLVEHYFVKENVIQAGYPLDMRYAGPREGLLHATFRQNYGVNRMLIGRDHAGVGDFYGLFEAQEIFDKIPYATEACPEPGKALLCEPMKIDWTFYCYKCDGMASLRTCPHNKEERVILSGTKLRKALSEGAEIVDHFGRDEVLVQLREYYEGLTEKVEVKMQGAASGDAM, from the coding sequence ATGTCTAAGCTCGTAGCCCCTCACGGCGGTAAAGGTCTTGTATGCTGCCTGCTCGAAGGAGCAGAACTCGCTGCTGAACAGAAAAAAGCAGAAGGTCTGAAACAGATCGAAATTTCCGCCCGCGCAAAGGGTGACCTCATCATGATGGGATGTGGTGGTTTCTCTCCCCTGAACGGCTTCATGGGTAAAGAAGACTGGAAAGGCGTTTGTGAAAAATTCCTGATGACCGACGGCACCTTCTGGCCCGTACCGGTTACCCTCGACACCGATAACGAAGACGTTAAAGTCGGTGACGAAATCGCTCTCGTAAACAACGGTGAAGTATATGCTACCATGCAGATCACCGAAAAATACGAAATGACCGAAGAAGACAAAAAATGGGAATGCTACCAGGTCTTCAAAGGTGAAGGCGAAGAATCTGCTGACGATATCTTCTGGAAAACTGCTCTTGAAGATCACCCCGGCGTACAGATGGTTATGGCTCAGAAAAAATACAACCTCGCCGGCCCCGTTAAAGTTCTCTCCGAAGGTGAATACCCCGAACAGTACAAAGGCGTTTACCTGCGTCCCGCAGAAACCCGTGCAATGTTCGACGAAAAAGGCTGGTCCACTGTTTCCGCTCTCCAGCTCCGTAACCCCATGCACCGCTCCCACGAGTTCCTGGCAAAAATTTCCATCGAAGTCTGTGACGGTTGTCTGATCCACTCCCTGATCGGTAACCTCAAGCCCGGTGACATTCCTGCTGAAGTTCGTGTTAAAGCTATCGACACTCTCGTTGAGCACTACTTCGTTAAAGAAAACGTTATCCAGGCTGGTTACCCCCTCGATATGCGTTACGCAGGTCCCCGTGAAGGCCTCCTCCACGCTACCTTCCGTCAGAACTACGGTGTTAACCGCATGCTGATCGGTCGTGACCACGCTGGTGTTGGTGATTTCTACGGTCTGTTCGAAGCTCAGGAAATCTTCGACAAAATTCCTTACGCAACCGAAGCTTGCCCCGAACCCGGCAAAGCACTTCTTTGCGAACCCATGAAGATTGACTGGACCTTCTACTGCTACAAATGTGACGGCATGGCTTCCCTGAGAACCTGCCCCCACAACAAAGAAGAGCGCGTAATCCTTTCCGGTACCAAACTGCGTAAAGCTCTCTCCGAAGGCGCTGAAATCGTAGATCACTTCGGTCGTGACGAAGTTCTCGTACAGCTCCGTGAATACTACGAAGGCCTCACCGAAAAGGTTGAAGTCAAAATGCAGGGCGCAGCTTCCGGCGACGCAATGTAA
- a CDS encoding chorismate mutase: MPEYKKFDRSGGAAPRRQSLLDEIKELDVRLLSLVSRRNYLMGKAASKRKQKGLPLGDPDMERRIFETWTAEAGNKKFDVKTARRVFEQLNNLAYAAVAKPEHRKLSTYILSPPHKPVDVTFDGPGSLLQSKLWIALSAAAGAESKMAPLCVNDEITELIKALNQAGAHISWDGEMVESRSGDGIEFEEKLIFAGDNAMTMFLSIAFGLKTVGKFKIAGGPILKQFDSRPLAEILSPLGARLNTLDLQSHGLPARLECGGRMASSIEISEDIPAEFVAALALAAWTYPQGLTFKFNEEWHGLDLLQEVVAVLNKCGVKAKLTETECVVPATKDISVPEEPAIALEPELCSALLAIPAFSGGQVTINGFWPKSAVAEDALQTLKAGGLEINISKGSITATKGETADAPSFDFGKAADLFPIGLALAVNSRSECTVSNISDAVMFEQGIELLERLGIKYERGDEELTVLPGRLKWDEAWSAPTPFFGIALGLLAWMRPGISIENPGDLTDLWPRYWTLYNSLPEINGLKDPEVKKKDESKTRRRIKIN, from the coding sequence ATGCCCGAATATAAAAAATTTGATCGTTCCGGCGGTGCTGCACCGCGTAGACAGTCTCTTTTAGATGAAATCAAAGAGCTGGACGTAAGACTTCTTTCACTCGTATCCCGCAGAAATTACCTTATGGGTAAAGCTGCTTCCAAGCGTAAGCAAAAAGGTCTACCGCTTGGTGATCCGGATATGGAAAGGCGCATCTTCGAAACATGGACAGCAGAAGCCGGTAATAAAAAATTCGATGTAAAAACCGCTCGTCGAGTTTTTGAGCAACTCAATAACCTTGCTTATGCGGCTGTTGCGAAACCTGAGCATCGTAAGCTTTCCACATATATCCTTTCCCCGCCCCATAAGCCGGTCGACGTCACCTTTGACGGTCCCGGTTCTCTGCTGCAATCCAAGCTTTGGATCGCACTCAGCGCTGCTGCCGGAGCGGAATCTAAAATGGCTCCCCTTTGCGTCAACGACGAAATCACAGAACTGATCAAGGCTCTTAATCAGGCCGGCGCACACATTTCGTGGGACGGTGAAATGGTCGAATCCCGTTCAGGGGACGGCATTGAATTTGAGGAAAAACTCATTTTTGCCGGAGACAATGCGATGACCATGTTTCTGTCCATCGCCTTCGGTCTCAAGACTGTCGGTAAATTCAAAATTGCCGGCGGACCTATCTTGAAACAATTTGATTCCAGACCTCTGGCTGAAATTCTTTCTCCTCTTGGAGCAAGGCTGAACACATTGGACCTGCAAAGCCATGGACTGCCTGCTCGCCTTGAATGCGGTGGCCGGATGGCCTCTTCCATCGAGATCTCCGAGGATATTCCTGCTGAATTTGTGGCCGCGCTTGCTTTGGCTGCGTGGACCTATCCACAGGGATTGACCTTTAAGTTCAACGAAGAATGGCATGGACTCGACCTGCTGCAGGAAGTTGTTGCTGTGCTTAATAAATGCGGAGTAAAAGCCAAACTCACTGAAACAGAATGCGTTGTTCCGGCAACAAAGGATATTTCTGTCCCTGAAGAGCCGGCTATCGCATTAGAGCCGGAACTCTGCTCCGCCCTGCTGGCCATCCCCGCTTTCAGCGGCGGTCAGGTCACAATCAACGGCTTCTGGCCTAAATCTGCTGTTGCCGAAGACGCACTTCAAACTCTCAAAGCCGGCGGCCTTGAAATAAATATTTCCAAAGGAAGCATTACTGCGACTAAGGGTGAAACCGCAGATGCTCCTTCCTTTGATTTCGGAAAAGCTGCCGACCTCTTCCCCATCGGTCTGGCCCTTGCGGTCAACTCTCGCTCCGAATGTACTGTCAGCAATATCTCTGATGCGGTGATGTTCGAACAGGGTATTGAACTCCTCGAACGCCTTGGTATCAAATACGAACGCGGTGATGAAGAGTTGACAGTTCTCCCCGGACGACTCAAATGGGACGAAGCATGGTCTGCCCCAACTCCCTTCTTCGGTATTGCACTCGGTCTTCTGGCCTGGATGCGCCCCGGTATTTCCATCGAAAACCCCGGCGACCTGACAGATCTCTGGCCTCGTTACTGGACCCTCTACAACAGCCTGCCGGAAATCAACGGACTTAAAGACCCTGAGGTAAAGAAAAAAGATGAATCAAAAACCCGAAGAAGAATTAAAATCAATTAG
- a CDS encoding aconitate hydratase, which translates to MGLNITEKIISAHLLNGEMEPGTEVGLRIDQTLTQDATGTMAYLQFEAMGIDKVQTELSVSYVDHNTLQMGFRNPDDHQYLRTVAAKHGVVFSPAGTGICHQLHLENFAKPGKTLIGSDSHTPTAGGLGMLAMGAGGLSVALAMAGQPYSIPMPQVVKVELTGKLTGWASAKDIILKLLELKTVKGGVGKVFEFAGEGVKSLTVPERAVITNMGAELGATTSIFPSDENTKAFLKVMGREEDWSELIADADATYAEVVEINLSELEPLVAQPHMPDRVVTVKSLAGLKVNQSAIGSCTNSSYSDLKTTALILQDQQLPEGVDLMISPGSKQVLKMLASDGLIANFLDSGARLLECTCGPCIGMGGSPTSAGVSVRTFNRNFEGRSGTQDAQVYLASPQTAAKLALAGEFTDPATWGTPPEKIEFPENVPSIRHLFIFPPENGAEVEIVRGPNIVPLETFSALPDEISSEVRLKVGDDITTDHILPAGAQITALRSNIPAISEYIFSRVDEGFVGRMKASENGIILGGENYGQGSSREHAALGPRHLGVVAVITKSLARIHRANLINFGILPLVLSEKSDYDKLSEGSKLTIDTTSITAGGETVAKADGADIKVKNDLSEKELEIIKAGGLLNYVGKQL; encoded by the coding sequence ATGGGTTTAAATATTACTGAAAAGATCATATCCGCTCATCTTTTAAATGGAGAGATGGAACCGGGTACTGAAGTCGGGCTTCGCATAGATCAAACTCTTACTCAGGATGCCACCGGTACGATGGCTTATCTGCAATTTGAAGCCATGGGAATTGACAAAGTTCAAACCGAACTTTCCGTTAGTTACGTGGATCACAACACTCTGCAAATGGGCTTCCGCAACCCTGACGACCATCAGTATCTGCGCACAGTCGCAGCTAAGCACGGTGTTGTTTTTTCCCCTGCTGGAACCGGTATCTGTCACCAGCTGCATCTGGAAAACTTTGCCAAACCGGGCAAAACCCTGATCGGTTCTGACAGCCACACTCCCACTGCAGGCGGTCTCGGCATGCTGGCAATGGGTGCGGGCGGACTTTCTGTTGCTTTGGCCATGGCCGGGCAGCCTTACTCTATCCCCATGCCTCAGGTGGTCAAGGTTGAATTAACCGGTAAACTTACCGGTTGGGCTTCCGCCAAGGACATCATCCTTAAGCTGCTTGAACTCAAGACAGTCAAAGGCGGAGTGGGCAAAGTTTTTGAATTTGCCGGTGAAGGAGTTAAGTCTCTGACAGTTCCCGAACGCGCGGTTATCACTAACATGGGTGCCGAACTGGGCGCGACCACATCCATCTTTCCCAGCGATGAGAACACCAAGGCTTTCCTTAAAGTTATGGGTCGCGAGGAAGACTGGTCCGAACTCATTGCCGATGCAGATGCAACTTACGCCGAAGTGGTTGAGATTAATCTTTCCGAACTGGAACCGCTTGTGGCTCAGCCGCATATGCCGGACCGGGTAGTGACTGTAAAATCCCTTGCCGGCCTTAAAGTCAACCAGTCCGCAATAGGCTCCTGTACCAACTCTTCCTATTCCGACCTGAAAACAACCGCACTGATTCTTCAGGATCAGCAGTTGCCTGAAGGCGTGGACCTTATGATCTCCCCCGGCTCCAAACAGGTTCTCAAGATGCTCGCTTCCGACGGACTGATCGCGAACTTCCTTGATTCCGGAGCAAGACTTCTGGAATGTACCTGCGGTCCCTGCATCGGCATGGGCGGCTCTCCGACTTCCGCCGGGGTAAGCGTGCGAACCTTCAACCGTAACTTTGAAGGCCGCAGCGGAACTCAGGATGCGCAGGTATACCTTGCGAGCCCTCAGACTGCCGCCAAACTGGCTCTTGCCGGTGAATTCACAGATCCTGCCACATGGGGCACCCCACCGGAAAAAATTGAATTCCCGGAGAACGTTCCATCCATCCGCCATCTTTTCATCTTTCCTCCGGAAAACGGTGCTGAAGTTGAAATCGTGCGCGGACCTAATATTGTTCCCCTTGAAACTTTCTCCGCCCTGCCGGATGAAATTTCATCTGAAGTCAGACTCAAAGTCGGAGACGACATCACCACCGACCACATCCTTCCTGCAGGTGCACAAATCACCGCTCTGCGTTCCAACATCCCGGCCATCAGTGAGTATATCTTCAGCCGGGTAGATGAAGGATTCGTGGGACGTATGAAAGCCTCAGAAAACGGAATTATCCTCGGCGGAGAAAACTATGGACAAGGATCCAGCCGCGAACATGCTGCTCTCGGCCCCCGCCATCTGGGTGTTGTTGCCGTAATTACCAAGTCACTTGCCCGCATTCACAGGGCAAATCTTATCAATTTTGGCATTCTCCCCCTTGTACTCTCTGAAAAGAGTGATTACGACAAACTGTCTGAGGGAAGTAAATTGACCATCGATACCACCAGCATCACTGCCGGCGGAGAAACCGTTGCCAAGGCGGACGGCGCTGATATCAAGGTTAAAAACGACCTCTCAGAAAAAGAATTAGAAATTATCAAAGCCGGCGGCCTGCTGAATTACGTCGGTAAACAATTGTAA
- a CDS encoding SurA N-terminal domain-containing protein translates to MMDILRQNAQSWGIKIAFGIIIAVFIFAFGAGGFNGNTDPVIAYVNDQPIPTQEFMQAYRDNAEALRAQNPDLDSDQLQSPEFKKYVLEQMVSQKLLEAEAQKLGLSVSNNELSYSISLIPAFSDKDGKFDMNLYQSFLKSRSMSAATFEDNMRNSALISKLQEYVTMPVKPTEADARNLFDTASEKVQIDYYNIPSIDFAKDIKISDKEIEDFYKANPDKFTIPARSVVKYIAFTPEELSINESVTPEEIKAYYEAHKDSFQQEDQIKARHILIAVDEHGSDKDVAAAEKKIKKILAKAKSGQDFGKLAEKYSEGPSNSKGGELGWFGRGAMVKPFEEAAFALKKGDVSNPVRTRFGWHLIKVEDIRKAGQKELDQVKDEITTIIAQEKAADSITDKLDHAIDLLASGMKLDKVSEELEIAFKKSEKATVQNLSRAFGMTESAAQTIIGLPKGSSTDMPIAIDGGYILVEKEEDIPPTLSPLKDQKQDIESFLIQQRAIQFAKVKAMSVLGQLTNEKSAAEELKAIKKDLKTSEPFGRDGFVPGLGMNPKLAQAAFAAQKDQWLSEPFELPGGFIVARLDERIPPKEETWKTQKDAFMNAIFQQRANEVFSAFLTDLRSKAQVEYVRKDLLN, encoded by the coding sequence ATGATGGACATTCTGCGCCAAAATGCCCAGAGCTGGGGCATCAAAATCGCGTTCGGTATCATTATCGCAGTTTTTATTTTTGCCTTCGGCGCCGGCGGATTCAACGGCAACACCGATCCGGTAATCGCTTATGTTAACGACCAGCCGATTCCCACTCAAGAATTCATGCAGGCATACCGTGATAACGCTGAAGCTTTACGAGCCCAGAATCCAGATCTTGATTCCGATCAGCTCCAGTCACCTGAATTCAAAAAATATGTACTTGAGCAGATGGTCAGCCAGAAGCTTCTTGAAGCAGAAGCCCAAAAACTCGGTCTCTCTGTTTCTAACAACGAACTTTCATACAGCATCAGCCTGATTCCCGCATTCAGCGATAAAGACGGCAAGTTTGATATGAATCTCTATCAGTCTTTTCTGAAAAGCAGGTCCATGTCTGCTGCCACTTTTGAAGACAATATGCGCAATAGTGCCCTGATCAGCAAACTTCAGGAATATGTGACCATGCCGGTCAAACCCACTGAAGCTGACGCACGCAATCTTTTTGACACCGCATCTGAAAAAGTACAAATCGACTACTACAATATTCCCAGCATTGATTTTGCCAAAGATATAAAGATCAGTGACAAGGAAATTGAAGATTTCTACAAAGCAAACCCGGATAAATTTACAATCCCAGCCCGCTCCGTAGTAAAATACATTGCTTTCACTCCTGAGGAACTTTCCATAAACGAGAGCGTTACTCCCGAAGAAATCAAAGCATATTACGAAGCTCATAAAGACTCTTTCCAGCAGGAAGACCAGATCAAAGCCAGACACATCCTGATTGCAGTTGATGAACACGGCTCAGATAAAGATGTCGCCGCAGCTGAAAAGAAAATCAAGAAAATCCTCGCCAAAGCCAAATCCGGTCAGGATTTCGGCAAACTGGCTGAAAAATACTCTGAAGGCCCCAGCAACTCCAAAGGAGGGGAACTGGGCTGGTTCGGACGCGGTGCCATGGTTAAGCCTTTTGAAGAAGCCGCTTTTGCACTCAAAAAAGGTGATGTGAGCAACCCGGTCCGCACCCGTTTCGGATGGCACCTCATCAAGGTGGAAGACATCCGCAAGGCAGGCCAGAAAGAGCTTGATCAGGTAAAAGACGAAATTACTACCATTATTGCTCAGGAAAAAGCAGCTGATTCTATCACTGATAAACTTGACCACGCTATTGACCTGCTGGCCTCCGGCATGAAGCTGGACAAAGTTTCCGAGGAATTGGAGATTGCTTTCAAGAAAAGCGAAAAGGCGACTGTGCAGAATCTCTCCAGAGCTTTCGGTATGACTGAAAGTGCAGCGCAGACCATCATCGGCCTGCCTAAAGGCAGCTCCACAGATATGCCGATTGCCATTGACGGTGGTTATATCCTTGTTGAAAAAGAAGAAGATATTCCTCCGACTCTGAGTCCTCTCAAGGACCAGAAACAGGACATCGAAAGCTTCCTTATCCAGCAGCGGGCTATACAGTTTGCTAAAGTTAAGGCCATGTCCGTTCTGGGACAGCTGACTAACGAGAAATCTGCCGCCGAGGAACTGAAAGCGATCAAAAAGGATCTTAAAACATCCGAACCTTTCGGACGTGACGGCTTTGTTCCCGGACTGGGAATGAATCCTAAACTTGCTCAGGCTGCGTTTGCCGCCCAGAAAGATCAGTGGCTCTCTGAACCTTTTGAACTCCCCGGCGGATTCATCGTGGCCCGCCTTGACGAACGTATTCCGCCCAAAGAAGAAACCTGGAAAACACAAAAAGATGCGTTCATGAACGCAATCTTCCAGCAGCGTGCGAATGAAGTGTTCAGCGCATTCTTGACTGACCTGCGATCCAAGGCCCAGGTGGAGTACGTCCGCAAAGACCTCCTGAACTAG
- the argJ gene encoding bifunctional glutamate N-acetyltransferase/amino-acid acetyltransferase ArgJ encodes MLTTPKGYKFAALEAGFKYKGRNDLALIISDVPAIAAAVFTKNKFQAAPVTVGKEILAESQVVRGAIINAGLANACTGAEGIDDCRESLVLAGKYLGISDRDLLPASTGVIGPRFNMDKWREAAPKLKKALTDNDPVRAAKAIMTTDKFPKLAWGEIECDGKPVRMLGMCKGAGMISPDMATMLGFITCDAEVDPLWWKDALRRCIDRSFNCITVDGDTSTNDTVMAFANGAAEVKADTDAKRSAIEALLLDICQQLSYMIVQDAEGGTKVMHISVTGAASDADAELIVRAVGNSPLVKTALFGEDPNWGRIVAAAGRSGAEFNPEMLTLSFGKIVVFENGKPVEGDMDALLEPIMRKQDIKVNISLADGDGSSMLQASDLTREYININADYRS; translated from the coding sequence ATGCTTACTACTCCCAAAGGATATAAATTCGCAGCTCTTGAAGCTGGCTTCAAATATAAAGGCCGTAATGATCTGGCCTTGATCATAAGTGACGTCCCGGCAATTGCAGCTGCAGTTTTTACCAAAAACAAATTTCAGGCTGCCCCGGTTACTGTGGGCAAAGAAATTCTGGCTGAATCACAGGTTGTACGCGGAGCAATCATTAATGCCGGGCTAGCCAACGCCTGTACCGGCGCCGAAGGAATAGACGATTGCCGTGAAAGTCTGGTGCTTGCAGGCAAATACCTTGGGATAAGTGACCGGGATCTGCTTCCTGCCTCAACCGGAGTTATCGGTCCGCGCTTCAACATGGACAAATGGCGCGAAGCTGCACCTAAACTAAAAAAAGCACTTACCGATAATGACCCTGTCAGGGCGGCTAAAGCCATCATGACCACAGACAAATTCCCCAAACTGGCCTGGGGAGAAATAGAATGCGACGGCAAACCAGTGCGCATGCTCGGTATGTGCAAAGGAGCAGGAATGATCTCCCCGGACATGGCTACCATGCTCGGCTTTATAACCTGCGATGCTGAAGTTGACCCCCTGTGGTGGAAGGACGCTCTGCGCAGATGTATCGACAGGAGCTTTAACTGCATTACTGTAGACGGAGACACAAGCACCAATGACACAGTCATGGCGTTTGCCAACGGTGCTGCGGAAGTAAAAGCCGATACCGATGCTAAAAGATCGGCCATCGAAGCCTTGCTTCTGGACATCTGCCAACAGCTTTCCTACATGATTGTGCAGGATGCCGAAGGCGGTACCAAAGTTATGCATATCAGCGTGACTGGGGCCGCATCCGATGCTGACGCGGAATTGATTGTCCGTGCTGTGGGTAATTCGCCGCTGGTCAAGACCGCGCTTTTTGGTGAAGATCCCAACTGGGGCCGTATTGTTGCTGCCGCAGGCCGGAGCGGTGCCGAGTTCAATCCTGAAATGCTGACTTTGAGCTTTGGTAAAATTGTGGTCTTTGAAAACGGCAAACCGGTAGAGGGAGATATGGACGCTTTACTTGAACCGATCATGCGCAAGCAGGATATAAAAGTGAACATATCCCTGGCAGACGGAGATGGGTCGTCCATGCTTCAGGCTTCCGACCTGACCCGTGAATATATCAATATCAATGCGGACTACAGGTCTTAA
- a CDS encoding HD domain-containing protein: protein MMKNMKNRDKMTRLADFLFEVGMLRKTPRTGYQFLGTGSESVADHSYRVAVLGYVLADMAGADMARTVFMCLFHDLHEARTGDFNYVNRIYNRSYRDRSLRHTLAGTGLEDKIFPHWEELEECETIESKLAQDADQLDFILNLKEELDMGNRYAGQWLESALKRLRTEEGQQLADKIAETDHKDWWYLGPPPSWWENKNGLDDED from the coding sequence ATGATGAAAAACATGAAAAACCGGGACAAGATGACCAGACTTGCCGACTTCTTATTTGAAGTCGGCATGCTGCGTAAAACTCCGCGTACGGGCTACCAGTTTCTCGGAACCGGTTCAGAATCCGTGGCGGACCACTCCTACCGGGTAGCGGTACTGGGTTACGTGCTGGCAGATATGGCCGGAGCGGATATGGCACGCACAGTATTCATGTGCCTGTTCCATGACCTGCACGAAGCCCGGACAGGTGACTTCAACTACGTAAACCGTATCTACAACCGTAGCTACCGGGATCGATCCCTGCGCCACACTCTGGCAGGGACCGGACTCGAAGATAAGATTTTCCCTCACTGGGAAGAGCTTGAAGAATGTGAAACCATTGAATCAAAACTGGCACAGGATGCTGACCAGCTCGACTTCATTCTTAACCTTAAAGAAGAGCTGGACATGGGCAACCGTTACGCAGGCCAATGGCTTGAATCAGCCTTAAAAAGGCTGCGCACGGAAGAAGGACAGCAACTTGCAGATAAAATCGCCGAAACTGACCATAAAGACTGGTGGTATCTCGGCCCTCCCCCAAGTTGGTGGGAGAATAAAAACGGTCTTGATGATGAAGACTGA
- a CDS encoding ABC transporter permease: MSQAETEKKILLPFHLLGKCSMNILAEAGAMFIFLLDGLLHIFSSLGILKKTVKELYFIGVKSLTVIFLIGLFTGMVVGLQTQYALAKFGSDGFLGAAVALSLVRELGPVLTAIMLTGRAGSSMTAEIGVMRISEQIDALELMDINPVNYLVSPKIVASLISFPILTALFDLIGIAGGYLTGVALLGGNSGVYFHRVYTSLSWEDISAGFSKSLVFAVLVCTVCCFQGYFTHHRKDGKGPEGVSQATTTAVVMSCVLVLVADYVMTSLLF, encoded by the coding sequence ATGTCCCAAGCTGAAACTGAAAAGAAAATACTCCTGCCCTTCCACCTTCTGGGCAAGTGCAGCATGAACATCCTTGCAGAAGCCGGAGCCATGTTCATTTTCCTGTTGGACGGACTGCTGCATATTTTCAGTTCACTGGGAATCCTAAAAAAAACGGTCAAGGAACTATATTTCATCGGTGTTAAGTCACTTACCGTAATATTCCTGATAGGCCTTTTTACCGGAATGGTTGTCGGCCTCCAAACCCAATATGCCCTTGCCAAATTCGGTTCTGACGGTTTTCTCGGTGCAGCGGTAGCTCTTTCGCTGGTCCGTGAACTCGGGCCGGTGCTTACAGCCATCATGCTCACCGGGCGGGCCGGATCATCCATGACAGCTGAAATCGGGGTAATGCGTATTTCGGAGCAAATTGATGCCCTTGAGCTCATGGATATCAATCCAGTCAACTATCTGGTCAGCCCCAAGATAGTCGCTTCACTGATTTCTTTCCCGATACTTACAGCGCTGTTCGACCTGATCGGTATAGCAGGCGGTTACCTTACCGGGGTAGCCCTGCTTGGCGGGAACTCCGGAGTGTATTTCCATCGGGTTTACACTTCCCTTTCATGGGAAGACATTTCAGCCGGTTTCAGTAAGTCCCTTGTCTTTGCCGTGCTAGTCTGCACCGTATGCTGCTTTCAGGGATACTTCACCCACCACCGCAAGGACGGCAAAGGTCCGGAAGGCGTAAGTCAGGCAACAACAACTGCAGTAGTAATGTCCTGCGTGCTGGTTCTTGTGGCCGACTACGTAATGACTTCCTTACTTTTTTAG
- a CDS encoding ATP-binding cassette domain-containing protein, producing MNSKAPDIKIENLTIGYDGSPVVSDINAVLPGGGISVILGRSGCGKSTLLKNILKLNTPMGGAVYLGRHNIYELKRKAFRCLKQRIGVLFQDGALLGALNLFDNVALPLREHTRLKQPEIYEVVKAKLSLVGLEKFMDYYPNELSGGMRKRAGLARAMVMDPDILFCDEPTSGLDPINSAELDGLLMELKDRFDMTIVVVSHDLASMKTIADYVVVLGEGKTLFKGLKEELLTTEDSYLRQFLDREGEKRETPRLTMAPLDPTVMKMNCAKYIGDMNSN from the coding sequence ATGAATTCCAAAGCACCGGACATTAAAATTGAAAACCTGACAATCGGTTACGATGGCTCCCCTGTTGTTTCCGACATTAACGCGGTCCTGCCCGGCGGTGGGATTTCCGTTATTCTCGGTCGCTCCGGTTGCGGAAAGTCTACCCTGCTCAAGAATATTCTCAAACTGAACACCCCGATGGGCGGTGCTGTTTATCTGGGAAGACACAATATTTACGAACTCAAGCGCAAAGCCTTTCGATGCCTGAAACAACGTATCGGCGTCCTATTTCAGGACGGTGCTCTGCTCGGTGCTTTGAACCTATTCGACAACGTTGCCCTGCCCCTGCGCGAACACACCAGGCTCAAGCAGCCGGAGATCTACGAGGTAGTTAAAGCCAAGCTCAGTCTTGTCGGACTGGAAAAATTCATGGACTACTACCCCAATGAACTTTCAGGAGGCATGCGCAAAAGGGCCGGACTGGCCCGGGCTATGGTCATGGACCCGGATATCCTTTTCTGCGATGAACCTACTTCCGGACTCGACCCCATCAACTCAGCCGAGCTTGACGGACTGCTGATGGAACTGAAGGACAGATTTGACATGACTATCGTAGTAGTCAGCCATGATCTGGCCAGCATGAAAACCATTGCCGACTACGTGGTCGTTCTTGGTGAAGGGAAAACTCTCTTCAAGGGGCTGAAAGAAGAGCTTCTGACAACTGAAGACAGCTATTTGCGTCAATTTCTGGATCGTGAAGGTGAAAAACGGGAAACCCCTCGCCTTACAATGGCCCCGCTTGATCCTACAGTTATGAAAATGAATTGCGCCAAATACATTGGCGATATGAACAGCAATTAA